From the Spiribacter sp. 2438 genome, one window contains:
- the mrdA gene encoding penicillin-binding protein 2 produces the protein MSLDLLPDRTGERRVVRRRLTLAVVIIAIMFMAVIGRTAYLQVAQYDYLSARSQDNRVRLAPVDPTRGIIADRQGRVLAENRSAFSLVIIPEQVADMEALLAELDQLLDLSEAEIAAFREARRRSRSFHEIPLRLELSESMVAELTVNRHRFQGVEVKPQLVRHYPFGESGSHVLGHVGRIGREELARADRRRYRHTSFTGKAGVEASHEDRLQGRLGVERIETNALGRPLRVLERDPPVPGNDIQLTIDIELQQVAEAAMGDHRGAIVALDPRSGEVLALASLPTFDPNALARGLDGASFQALNQDWRQPLFNRATQGRYPPGSVIKPLLGLAGIAGDYIDPDEIVHCHGRFNLPNVSRTWRDWRPEGHGPVDFIQAVAQSCDIYYYQLAHTMGIDAMHQWMTRFGYGLRTGIDLPSERDGVMPSRDWKRRVLGEPWYTGETINTGIGQGFMLTTPLQMATTTALIANRGVPIRPRLVSNQTLAQPPVEGLEPLTDIDESLWELTVDSMIETVHGPRGTARATGAGLGYQMAGKTGTAQVIGIGEDEEYDEETLDPRFHDHALFTAFAPAENPEIVVAVMVEHGGSGSATAAPMARQVIDAWLNREESEGELVRR, from the coding sequence ATGAGCCTTGATCTGTTACCCGACAGAACCGGTGAGCGCCGAGTGGTTCGACGCCGCCTGACCCTGGCCGTGGTCATTATCGCCATCATGTTCATGGCAGTGATCGGTCGCACCGCCTATCTGCAGGTGGCACAGTACGATTACCTGAGTGCTCGGTCCCAGGACAATCGGGTCCGCCTGGCCCCGGTTGATCCGACCCGCGGCATTATCGCCGACCGCCAGGGTCGGGTGCTTGCCGAGAACCGCTCGGCCTTCAGTCTTGTCATCATTCCCGAGCAGGTGGCCGACATGGAAGCCCTGCTGGCCGAACTGGACCAGCTACTGGACCTGAGTGAGGCGGAAATCGCCGCATTCCGCGAAGCACGCCGCCGCTCCCGCAGCTTTCATGAGATTCCGCTGCGACTGGAATTGTCGGAATCCATGGTCGCGGAGCTGACCGTCAACCGGCACCGCTTTCAGGGGGTGGAAGTCAAACCACAACTGGTCCGTCATTACCCCTTCGGTGAAAGCGGATCGCATGTCCTCGGCCATGTGGGCCGCATCGGCCGTGAAGAGCTGGCCCGTGCTGACCGGCGTCGGTATCGCCATACCAGCTTTACCGGCAAAGCCGGCGTCGAGGCGTCCCATGAAGACCGGCTTCAGGGGCGATTGGGCGTCGAGCGCATTGAAACCAACGCCCTGGGACGACCGCTGAGGGTCCTGGAGCGTGATCCTCCCGTGCCGGGGAACGATATCCAACTGACCATCGACATCGAACTTCAGCAAGTGGCGGAAGCGGCCATGGGCGACCACCGTGGCGCCATTGTTGCGCTGGATCCCCGGAGCGGTGAGGTCCTGGCGCTGGCCAGCCTGCCCACCTTCGATCCGAATGCTCTGGCGCGGGGGCTGGATGGAGCGAGCTTTCAGGCACTCAACCAGGACTGGCGGCAGCCCTTGTTCAATCGGGCCACCCAGGGGCGCTATCCGCCGGGCTCGGTCATCAAGCCCTTGCTGGGTCTGGCGGGCATCGCCGGCGACTACATCGACCCCGACGAAATCGTCCACTGTCACGGCCGCTTCAACCTTCCCAATGTCTCCCGGACATGGCGGGACTGGCGACCGGAAGGCCATGGCCCCGTAGACTTTATCCAGGCTGTGGCGCAGTCCTGTGACATTTACTACTACCAGCTGGCCCACACCATGGGCATTGACGCCATGCACCAGTGGATGACCCGATTTGGCTACGGCCTCCGAACCGGAATCGACCTGCCTTCGGAGCGGGACGGCGTCATGCCCTCCCGGGACTGGAAACGACGGGTCCTCGGCGAGCCCTGGTACACCGGAGAGACCATCAACACCGGCATCGGTCAGGGGTTCATGCTGACAACGCCGCTGCAAATGGCCACCACCACCGCGTTGATCGCGAACCGTGGGGTGCCGATCCGGCCCCGCCTCGTCAGCAACCAGACGCTGGCGCAGCCGCCGGTGGAAGGACTCGAGCCGCTCACGGACATTGACGAGTCTCTCTGGGAACTGACCGTGGACAGCATGATCGAGACCGTCCATGGCCCCCGGGGCACAGCCCGCGCCACCGGCGCCGGACTCGGTTATCAAATGGCCGGTAAAACCGGCACCGCTCAGGTCATCGGCATCGGCGAGGACGAAGAGTACGACGAGGAAACCCTCGACCCGCGTTTTCATGACCACGCCCTGTTCACGGCGTTTGCGCCAGCCGAGAATCCGGAGATCGTGGTGGCGGTCATGGTGGAACATGGCGGCAGCGGGTCCGCCACCGCGGCACCGATGGCACGCCAGGTGATTGATGCCTGGCTGAACCGAGAGGAGTCCGAGGGTGAGCTGGTCCGCCGATAG
- the rodA gene encoding rod shape-determining protein RodA → MSWSADSVNQVARRASGSLLQRALRLDPVLLGLLILLSGVGAMVLYSAFGNRIEPIQNHAIRLGAGFALMVVMAQIPPWRLAPAAPWLYVATLVALTTVFLVGEFGGGARRWLEIGPVRFQPSEVMKLALPLMIAWLVARGTLPIKLGKSTIGLLMIGVPAAMISVQPDLGTAVVVAATGLIILFLAGASWRSILALAAAISAAAPALWIFGMQGYQRQRVLTFLDPERDPLGAGYNIIQAKIAIGSGGIFGKGWTNGTQAHLDFIPERHTDFVFAVLAEEFGLLGVIMVVALYGAIIARALWITYGAQDTFSRLLAGGLTLTFFLYSYVNMGMVVGLLPVVGLPLPLISYGGSSIVTLMAGFGILMAIHSHRRMWSA, encoded by the coding sequence GTGAGCTGGTCCGCCGATAGCGTCAATCAGGTCGCCCGGCGGGCTTCCGGCAGCCTGTTGCAGCGGGCCCTCCGCCTGGATCCCGTGTTGCTGGGGCTTCTGATACTGCTGTCGGGGGTCGGCGCCATGGTGCTGTACAGCGCCTTCGGCAATCGCATTGAGCCCATACAGAATCATGCCATCCGCCTGGGCGCCGGTTTCGCACTCATGGTGGTCATGGCCCAGATTCCCCCCTGGCGTCTTGCCCCGGCCGCCCCCTGGCTCTATGTCGCTACCCTGGTGGCCCTGACCACGGTATTTCTCGTCGGTGAATTCGGTGGCGGTGCTCGCCGGTGGCTGGAAATCGGCCCGGTGCGATTTCAGCCCTCGGAGGTGATGAAACTCGCCCTGCCGCTGATGATCGCCTGGCTGGTGGCCCGGGGCACGCTGCCCATCAAGCTGGGCAAGTCCACGATTGGCCTGCTCATGATCGGTGTACCGGCGGCGATGATTTCGGTTCAGCCTGACCTGGGCACCGCGGTGGTGGTGGCCGCCACCGGCCTGATCATTCTGTTTCTGGCCGGAGCGAGTTGGCGCAGTATTCTGGCCCTCGCAGCCGCCATCAGCGCCGCCGCTCCCGCGCTCTGGATCTTCGGCATGCAGGGTTATCAGCGCCAGCGGGTGCTGACTTTTCTGGACCCGGAACGCGATCCACTCGGGGCGGGTTACAACATCATCCAGGCCAAGATTGCCATTGGTTCGGGGGGCATTTTCGGCAAGGGATGGACCAATGGCACCCAGGCCCATCTCGACTTCATCCCGGAACGACATACCGATTTCGTGTTTGCCGTCCTCGCCGAGGAGTTCGGCCTGCTGGGCGTGATCATGGTGGTCGCGCTCTACGGGGCCATCATCGCTCGAGCGCTATGGATCACCTACGGCGCACAGGACACATTTTCCCGTCTGCTCGCCGGCGGCTTGACCTTGACGTTTTTTTTGTACAGCTACGTCAACATGGGCATGGTGGTGGGTCTGCTGCCGGTGGTGGGGCTTCCCCTCCCCCTCATCAGCTATGGCGGGTCGTCCATAGTGACGCTCATGGCCGGCTTCGGTATTCTCATGGCCATCCATTCCCACCGCCGGATGTGGTCCGCGTGA
- the mltB gene encoding lytic murein transglycosylase B, with amino-acid sequence MALAMAGCTSFAAEDPGDTDALRAFTESMAERHGMDAEQLTRLLVDDARHQSDIIDAITRPAEALPWYRYRAIFLTEARVNEGVAFMNTHAEILEAVQQEYGVPPAIVTAIIGVETFYGRYRGQHRVIDALRTLGFGYPPREAFFRRELEAFLLLAQEEGFDPREPRGSYAGAMGVPQFISSSYRAYAVDFDGDGRRDLFNSMADAIGSVGHYFAQHRWRAGEPVAIPARPDRPVDEALLSADLRPRHTVAELQAAGVNFDQPLDPGAGARLLVLDADGGDEHWVTLHNFYVITRYNHSPLYAMAVYQLAQALEASDP; translated from the coding sequence ATGGCCCTGGCAATGGCAGGCTGCACTTCCTTTGCGGCTGAGGACCCCGGTGACACGGATGCGCTTCGAGCCTTCACTGAATCCATGGCCGAACGCCACGGCATGGATGCCGAGCAGCTGACCCGCTTGCTCGTTGATGACGCCCGCCACCAAAGCGACATCATCGATGCCATCACCCGGCCCGCCGAAGCGCTGCCCTGGTACCGATACCGGGCCATTTTCCTGACCGAAGCGCGGGTTAACGAGGGTGTGGCGTTCATGAATACCCATGCCGAAATCCTCGAAGCGGTCCAGCAAGAGTATGGCGTTCCCCCCGCGATTGTGACGGCTATTATTGGTGTGGAGACTTTTTATGGCCGTTATCGGGGGCAGCACCGGGTCATTGATGCGCTGAGGACCCTGGGATTCGGCTACCCGCCTCGGGAGGCATTTTTCCGCCGAGAACTCGAGGCTTTCCTGCTGCTCGCCCAGGAAGAAGGGTTCGACCCGCGGGAACCCCGGGGATCCTACGCCGGGGCGATGGGCGTTCCGCAGTTCATCAGCAGTAGCTATCGGGCCTATGCGGTGGACTTCGACGGCGATGGCCGGCGTGATCTCTTCAACAGCATGGCTGATGCCATCGGCAGTGTCGGTCACTACTTTGCCCAGCACCGCTGGCGGGCCGGCGAACCGGTGGCCATCCCGGCACGCCCTGACAGGCCCGTGGACGAGGCCCTGCTATCCGCCGACCTGCGGCCCCGGCATACCGTCGCCGAGCTGCAGGCGGCCGGCGTGAATTTTGATCAACCCCTGGACCCCGGGGCCGGCGCCCGGCTGCTCGTGCTGGATGCCGACGGCGGCGATGAACACTGGGTGACCCTGCACAATTTCTACGTGATCACCCGGTACAACCACAGTCCACTTTATGCCATGGCGGTCTATCAGCTGGCGCAGGCGCTGGAGG